From the genome of Polyangium spumosum, one region includes:
- a CDS encoding transposase codes for MLLARLGNHRKLFAFLYQHRLELFDDALQDELAAMYRDTGEGRLPVPPALLAMVLLLQAYHGVSDREAVELTVVDLRWQLVLGILGAETQAFGQSTLQAFRERMIAHGMDLRMLERTIELAKKTQGFDWKKLPK; via the coding sequence ATGCTCCTGGCCCGGCTGGGCAACCACCGGAAGCTGTTCGCGTTCCTTTATCAGCATCGCCTGGAGTTGTTCGACGACGCTCTCCAGGACGAGCTCGCGGCCATGTACCGCGACACCGGCGAAGGCAGGCTGCCTGTACCTCCAGCCTTGCTGGCGATGGTCTTGTTATTACAGGCGTATCACGGCGTATCCGATCGCGAGGCGGTCGAGTTGACGGTCGTCGATCTGCGCTGGCAGCTCGTGCTGGGCATCTTGGGAGCTGAAACGCAGGCGTTCGGGCAGAGCACCTTGCAGGCGTTCCGCGAGCGGATGATCGCGCATGGTATGGACCTCCGGATGCTCGAGCGCACCATCGAGCTCGCCAAGAAGACCCAGGGGTTCGACTGGAAAAAGTTGCCGAAA